The following proteins come from a genomic window of Nostoc sp. ATCC 53789:
- a CDS encoding chlorophyll a/b-binding protein, with the protein MTNASTTKVTTPVIEDRNAWRWGFTPQAEIWNGRLAMIGFSAAILVEVFSGQGFLHFWGIL; encoded by the coding sequence ATGACAAATGCAAGCACAACAAAAGTCACTACTCCTGTAATTGAAGATCGCAACGCTTGGCGCTGGGGCTTTACCCCACAAGCAGAAATTTGGAACGGTCGCTTGGCAATGATTGGCTTTTCAGCAGCTATTTTGGTTGAAGTTTTTTCTGGTCAAGGCTTCCTACATTTTTGGGGCATCCTATAA
- a CDS encoding Uma2 family endonuclease, translated as MVQQVLINDDDYYVPDANQLVTENDTLDNFATSKQKRLLIGSLYSSLQNQTFLAEANVGIYYTDLQPPIVPDVFLSLDVQVPQNWWEKQNRCYMVWRFGKPPEVVLEIVSNKEGDELEKKLRIYEHMRASYYIVYDPNQQLAEKILHVYELRGTRYFETSETWLEQVGLGITLWEGKFEDRQDTWLRWCYQDGTVLLTGDERAEQERQRAEQAEQRTQILAERLRAMGIDPETL; from the coding sequence ATGGTTCAGCAAGTTCTAATCAATGATGATGATTACTATGTGCCAGATGCTAACCAGTTAGTCACTGAAAATGACACTTTAGATAATTTTGCTACTTCCAAACAGAAACGCCTTTTAATTGGCTCTCTTTACAGTTCTCTACAAAACCAAACTTTTTTAGCTGAAGCGAATGTAGGTATTTACTACACAGACCTTCAACCACCTATTGTACCTGATGTCTTTCTCAGCTTAGATGTCCAAGTACCTCAAAATTGGTGGGAGAAACAAAATCGTTGTTATATGGTTTGGCGTTTTGGCAAACCTCCAGAAGTTGTCCTCGAAATTGTCTCTAATAAAGAAGGTGATGAACTGGAGAAAAAACTACGAATTTATGAACACATGCGGGCTAGTTACTACATCGTCTATGACCCAAATCAGCAATTAGCAGAAAAAATCCTGCATGTTTATGAACTTAGAGGAACACGCTACTTTGAAACTTCAGAAACTTGGTTAGAACAAGTTGGTTTAGGTATAACTCTATGGGAAGGTAAATTTGAAGATAGACAGGATACTTGGTTACGCTGGTGCTACCAAGATGGTACTGTTTTGCTAACTGGAGATGAACGCGCCGAACAGGAACGACAACGCGCCGAACAAGCTGAACAACGCACCCAAATTTTAGCAGAACGGCTACGAGCTATGGGCATCGATCCCGAAACTCTCTAG
- the rpoD gene encoding RNA polymerase sigma factor RpoD: MNQANNVLESIYQPDLEIMNQPELELEELLIDDEEDLLIIDEGDDEFLEPQSDEDDAKSGKAAKSRRRTQSKKKHYTEDSIRLYLQEIGRIRLLRADEEIELARKIADLLELERVRERLSEQLDRDPRDSEWAEAVQLPLPAFRYRLHVGRRAKDKMVQSNLRLVVSIAKKYMNRGLSFQDLIQEGSLGLIRAAEKFDHEKGYKFSTYATWWIRQAITRAIADQSRTIRLPVHLYETISRIKKTTKLLSQEMGRKPTEEEIATRMEMTIEKLRFIAKSAQLPISLETPIGKEEDSRLGDFIESDGETPEDQVSKNLLREDLEKVLDSLSPRERDVLRLRYGLDDGRMKTLEEIGQIFNVTRERIRQIEAKALRKLRHPNRNSVLKEYIR; encoded by the coding sequence ATGAACCAGGCTAACAACGTACTCGAAAGCATATATCAGCCTGACCTAGAAATAATGAATCAGCCTGAGCTCGAGTTAGAAGAACTCTTAATAGATGATGAAGAGGACTTGCTTATCATCGATGAAGGTGACGATGAATTTTTAGAGCCTCAGTCTGATGAGGACGACGCAAAGTCTGGAAAAGCCGCTAAATCGCGTCGTCGGACACAAAGCAAGAAAAAGCACTACACAGAAGATTCCATTCGGCTTTACTTGCAAGAAATTGGTAGAATTCGGCTGTTGCGGGCAGACGAAGAAATCGAATTGGCGCGGAAAATCGCCGATTTACTGGAATTAGAGAGGGTGCGGGAAAGACTCTCAGAACAGTTGGATCGCGATCCTCGAGATAGTGAATGGGCAGAAGCAGTACAACTGCCCTTACCAGCTTTTCGTTATCGCCTGCATGTTGGTCGCAGAGCGAAAGATAAGATGGTGCAATCTAACCTCCGTCTTGTGGTTTCAATTGCTAAGAAGTACATGAATCGTGGTTTGTCGTTCCAAGACTTAATTCAGGAAGGCAGTCTCGGTTTGATTCGTGCCGCTGAAAAGTTTGACCACGAAAAAGGCTATAAGTTCTCAACTTATGCTACATGGTGGATTCGTCAAGCAATTACCCGCGCGATCGCAGATCAATCCCGCACAATTCGTCTTCCAGTTCACCTTTACGAAACCATCTCTCGGATTAAGAAAACTACCAAGTTACTGTCTCAAGAAATGGGTCGCAAACCCACCGAGGAAGAAATCGCCACTCGGATGGAAATGACCATTGAGAAGTTGCGCTTCATTGCTAAATCCGCCCAGTTACCTATTTCACTAGAAACGCCTATTGGTAAAGAAGAAGATTCTCGATTGGGCGATTTTATTGAATCCGATGGTGAGACACCAGAAGACCAAGTTTCCAAAAATCTTCTGCGCGAAGACCTGGAAAAAGTCCTCGACAGTCTCAGCCCCCGTGAACGCGATGTCCTCAGACTACGTTACGGCTTGGATGATGGTCGGATGAAAACCCTTGAGGAAATCGGCCAGATTTTCAACGTCACCCGCGAACGGATTCGTCAAATTGAGGCTAAGGCACTTCGTAAGTTACGCCACCCAAATCGTAACAGCGTTCTCAAGGAATATATTCGGTAG
- the gyrA gene encoding DNA gyrase subunit A, with protein sequence MAKQLNLLSTGQVIPTALHTEMQRSYLEYAMSVIVGRALPDVRDGLKPVHRRILYAMHELGLVPDRPYRKCARVVGDVLGKYHPHGDQSVYDALVRLVQDFSSRYPLLAGHGNFGSVDNDPPAAMRYTETRLAPISHEGMLTEIGEETVEFVGNFDNSQQEPTVLPAQLPFLLLNGCSGIAVGMATNVPPHNLGEIVDGLIALIDNPDLPDEKLFELIPGPDFPTGGEIIGETGIREAYTTGKGGILLRGVATLEEIPASRGSKRRTAIIITELPYQVNKAAWIEKVADLVNQGRLQGISDLRDESDREGMRVVIELKRDTNPQEVLQHLYHQTALQMTFGAILLAIVDGQPRQLSLRQLLQEFLSFREETLNRRYNYELGKAQSRVHLVEGLLKALSNLDEVIQILRQAPDGSTAKINLCSRLDLSEVQGDAILAMPLRRLTSLEQQNLQQEFEQISGQISLLEQLLNDRRELLKALKKDLRSLKRKYSDPRRTKIGEEQKSRAEEQKSRAEEEELKSSEPAEEAILEFTQRGYVRRTQPSGRKSKAENGLHDNDFIIQTVLTDTQKDLLILTGGGKVYPVNVGEIPPTTGRSPRGKPLITMLSNTAQGAQEAVVSRFLLPDNLETQQMILLTKQGRIKRLSLGEFTNLTRRGITILKLKDDDELSFTQFTKPGEHLILASSGGRVLRFATNDEQLPIMGRTAMGLQAFRLLKNQQMVGCVTVGKDDHLLLVTQEGYAKRMAASQLRAANRGDLGTQALKFASKTDNLAGMVIAIASGEVALVTNKERVVRIPVETVPILGRDVKGESIIQLNRDEKIITVAEVRS encoded by the coding sequence ATGGCAAAACAGTTAAACCTTCTCTCAACGGGACAGGTAATTCCAACAGCCCTGCACACCGAGATGCAACGGTCTTATCTCGAATATGCCATGAGCGTGATTGTCGGGCGAGCGCTACCAGACGTGCGTGATGGCTTAAAACCAGTGCATCGGCGCATTTTGTATGCAATGCACGAACTCGGTTTAGTACCAGATAGACCCTATCGAAAATGTGCCCGTGTAGTGGGTGATGTGTTGGGTAAATACCATCCCCACGGCGACCAATCAGTTTACGATGCCTTAGTCAGGCTAGTGCAAGATTTTTCTAGCCGCTATCCTTTGCTAGCAGGACACGGTAACTTTGGTAGCGTCGATAATGACCCGCCAGCAGCGATGCGTTACACAGAAACGCGCCTCGCACCCATCAGTCATGAGGGAATGCTGACAGAAATCGGCGAAGAGACGGTGGAATTTGTCGGGAACTTTGATAATTCCCAGCAAGAGCCAACAGTGCTACCTGCTCAATTGCCGTTTCTGTTGCTCAATGGCTGTTCTGGGATCGCCGTGGGAATGGCGACAAATGTACCACCCCACAACTTGGGGGAAATTGTGGATGGGTTAATTGCCTTAATCGACAATCCAGATTTGCCAGATGAAAAGTTATTCGAGCTAATTCCAGGGCCAGACTTTCCCACCGGTGGAGAAATAATTGGTGAGACTGGAATTCGGGAAGCATACACCACAGGTAAAGGTGGAATTCTGCTGCGGGGAGTTGCGACTCTAGAAGAAATTCCAGCCAGTAGGGGAAGCAAGCGACGGACGGCAATTATCATTACAGAATTGCCATATCAAGTGAATAAGGCAGCCTGGATTGAGAAGGTAGCAGACTTAGTAAATCAAGGTCGTTTGCAAGGAATTTCTGATCTGCGGGATGAGAGCGATCGCGAAGGGATGCGAGTAGTAATTGAACTCAAACGCGATACCAATCCCCAAGAAGTTCTCCAGCATTTATATCACCAAACTGCTTTGCAAATGACGTTTGGGGCAATTCTCCTAGCAATAGTGGATGGACAACCCCGCCAGTTAAGTTTGCGTCAACTGTTGCAAGAATTTTTGAGTTTCCGAGAAGAGACGCTGAACCGTCGCTACAATTACGAGTTGGGTAAGGCTCAAAGTCGCGTGCATTTGGTGGAAGGTCTGCTGAAAGCGCTATCTAATTTGGATGAGGTAATTCAAATTTTGCGACAAGCTCCCGATGGGAGTACGGCAAAAATAAATCTTTGTAGCCGACTGGATTTGAGTGAGGTACAAGGAGATGCAATTTTGGCTATGCCATTGCGTCGCCTCACCAGTTTAGAACAGCAAAATTTGCAGCAGGAATTTGAGCAGATAAGCGGACAAATTAGTTTGCTGGAGCAATTACTCAACGATCGCCGTGAATTACTCAAGGCGCTGAAAAAAGATTTGCGATCGCTCAAGCGCAAGTACAGCGATCCCCGGCGAACAAAAATTGGAGAGGAGCAAAAGTCTAGGGCAGAGGAGCAGAAATCTAGGGCAGAGGAGGAGGAACTGAAATCTTCTGAACCAGCAGAAGAAGCAATTTTAGAATTTACCCAACGGGGTTATGTCCGTCGCACCCAACCATCTGGGAGAAAGTCAAAAGCTGAAAATGGTTTGCACGATAATGACTTTATTATCCAAACCGTGTTGACTGACACCCAAAAAGACTTGCTAATACTAACCGGTGGCGGTAAAGTCTACCCTGTGAATGTGGGAGAAATTCCGCCAACTACTGGGCGTTCTCCACGGGGAAAACCTTTGATTACTATGCTCAGTAATACTGCTCAAGGCGCTCAAGAAGCTGTAGTCAGCCGCTTTTTGCTGCCGGACAATCTCGAAACTCAGCAGATGATTCTCTTAACAAAACAGGGACGAATTAAGCGTCTGTCTCTGGGAGAATTCACAAACTTGACGCGGCGCGGAATCACGATTTTAAAGCTCAAAGACGATGATGAATTGTCATTTACCCAGTTCACAAAACCAGGGGAACATCTGATTTTAGCTAGTTCCGGTGGTCGAGTGCTGCGCTTTGCAACCAATGATGAACAATTACCGATTATGGGTCGCACAGCGATGGGTTTACAAGCATTTCGGTTATTGAAAAATCAGCAAATGGTTGGCTGTGTGACTGTCGGAAAAGATGACCATCTGCTGCTAGTTACTCAAGAAGGATATGCCAAACGCATGGCTGCGAGTCAGTTAAGAGCGGCTAATCGCGGCGATTTAGGGACACAAGCGCTGAAATTTGCCAGCAAAACTGATAATTTAGCTGGTATGGTCATAGCGATAGCATCTGGTGAGGTAGCTTTAGTGACTAATAAGGAACGGGTAGTGCGGATACCTGTGGAAACAGTGCCGATTTTAGGCCGGGATGTCAAAGGTGAAAGTATCATCCAACTCAACCGTGATGAAAAAATTATCACTGTGGCTGAAGTGCGATCGTAA
- the gyrB gene encoding DNA topoisomerase (ATP-hydrolyzing) subunit B produces MTSSYSADQIQVLEGLEAVRKRPGMYIGTTGPRGLHHLVYEVVDNSIDEALAGHCTHIEVDINADGSVTVTDDGRGIPVDTHSRTGKSALETVMTVLHAGGKFGGGGYKVSGGLHGVGISVVNALSEVVEVTVWRDKKVYLQRYERGIPVSELQAKPYKEARTGTSVTFKPDTQIFTTSIEFDYITLSGRLRELAYLNAGVKITFTDNRLELLKSDTPKVESYNYKGGIKEYIAYMNREKQPLHEEIIYVQGERNNVQVEVSLQWCTDAYTDNVLGFANNIRTVDGGTHLEGLKAVLTRTLNAIARKRNKIKENEPNLSGEHVREGLTAVISVKVPDPEFEGQTKTKLGNTEVRGIVDSLVGEVLTEYLEFHPAIADSILDKAIQAFKAAEAARHARELVRRKSVLESSPLPGKLADCSSRDPSESEIFIVEGDSAGGSAKQGRDRRTQAILPLRGKILNIEKTDDAKIYKNNEVQSLITALGLGVKGDEFDSNQLRYHRIVIMTDADVDGAHIRTLLLTFFYRYQRALIEQGFIYIACPPLFKVERGRNHEYCYSDREKNQAIAKFPANANYTIQRFKGLGEMMPQQLWDTTMNPETRKMKQVEIEDAAEADRIFTILMGDRVAPRREFIETYGSKLNFTDLDI; encoded by the coding sequence ATGACGAGCAGTTACAGTGCCGATCAGATTCAAGTTCTGGAAGGTCTGGAAGCCGTCCGCAAACGACCAGGAATGTACATTGGTACCACCGGGCCGCGAGGACTCCACCATTTAGTTTACGAGGTGGTGGACAATTCAATCGATGAGGCTTTGGCGGGTCATTGCACTCATATAGAGGTGGATATCAACGCTGATGGTTCCGTAACTGTAACAGATGATGGTCGCGGTATTCCCGTCGATACTCACTCGCGCACCGGGAAATCAGCTTTAGAAACCGTGATGACGGTACTACACGCTGGTGGTAAGTTTGGCGGCGGTGGCTACAAGGTTTCTGGAGGATTGCACGGGGTTGGTATTTCTGTTGTTAATGCCCTATCTGAAGTTGTAGAAGTTACAGTTTGGCGAGATAAAAAGGTTTATCTCCAACGCTATGAACGCGGTATCCCAGTTAGTGAACTGCAAGCAAAGCCTTACAAGGAAGCTAGAACTGGAACTTCTGTCACCTTCAAGCCAGATACTCAAATCTTTACAACTAGCATTGAGTTTGATTACATCACTTTATCGGGTCGCCTACGGGAATTGGCGTATCTGAATGCAGGTGTAAAAATTACCTTTACCGATAACCGTTTAGAACTACTAAAAAGCGATACACCGAAGGTAGAATCCTACAATTACAAGGGTGGGATCAAAGAATATATTGCTTACATGAACCGTGAAAAGCAACCTCTGCATGAAGAAATTATCTATGTACAGGGCGAACGCAACAACGTACAAGTGGAAGTTTCTTTGCAATGGTGTACTGATGCTTATACGGATAATGTGTTAGGTTTTGCTAACAATATTCGTACGGTAGATGGTGGTACGCACTTAGAAGGGTTGAAGGCGGTTTTGACTCGGACATTAAATGCGATCGCACGTAAGCGCAATAAAATTAAAGAGAATGAACCTAACCTCAGTGGCGAACACGTCCGCGAAGGTTTGACTGCGGTAATTTCCGTTAAAGTCCCAGATCCAGAATTTGAAGGACAAACCAAAACCAAACTCGGTAACACCGAAGTGCGGGGGATTGTCGATTCTCTGGTAGGAGAAGTCCTCACTGAATATCTAGAATTTCATCCTGCGATCGCAGATTCAATTTTAGATAAAGCTATCCAAGCTTTCAAAGCCGCAGAAGCAGCACGTCATGCGCGGGAATTAGTTAGACGCAAATCTGTACTAGAATCTTCGCCATTACCTGGTAAATTGGCAGATTGTAGTTCTCGTGACCCTAGCGAATCTGAGATATTCATCGTGGAAGGGGACTCAGCAGGCGGGAGTGCAAAACAAGGACGCGATCGCCGCACTCAAGCTATCTTGCCTCTACGTGGTAAAATTCTTAACATTGAAAAAACCGATGACGCTAAAATTTATAAAAATAACGAAGTTCAATCGTTAATTACAGCCCTCGGTTTAGGTGTCAAAGGTGATGAATTCGATTCCAACCAACTGCGTTATCACCGCATAGTCATTATGACGGATGCTGACGTAGATGGAGCGCACATCCGAACTTTGTTGTTAACATTCTTCTATCGATATCAACGAGCGCTCATCGAACAAGGCTTTATTTATATTGCTTGTCCCCCACTGTTTAAAGTAGAACGGGGACGTAATCATGAGTATTGCTATAGCGATCGCGAAAAGAATCAAGCGATCGCCAAATTCCCTGCTAACGCCAACTATACCATCCAACGCTTCAAAGGTTTGGGTGAAATGATGCCACAACAACTCTGGGATACCACAATGAACCCAGAAACCCGCAAAATGAAGCAAGTCGAAATTGAGGATGCTGCTGAAGCTGATCGCATCTTTACAATTTTAATGGGCGATCGTGTCGCACCCAGACGAGAATTTATCGAAACTTATGGTTCTAAACTCAACTTCACCGATTTAGATATTTAA
- a CDS encoding GNAT family N-acetyltransferase: MNVYTIPMWRGQGIATALLKEIICFMRETEAKRLWLQATEDGKRIYEQLGFVSTSKEMDMVCNDLIINKFLF, translated from the coding sequence ATGAACGTTTATACAATTCCGATGTGGCGAGGACAGGGAATTGCAACAGCTTTATTAAAGGAAATTATCTGCTTTATGAGAGAAACTGAGGCAAAACGGCTCTGGCTTCAAGCCACTGAGGATGGTAAACGTATCTACGAGCAGCTTGGTTTTGTCTCAACTTCAAAAGAAATGGATATGGTCTGTAATGATTTAATCATCAATAAATTTTTATTTTAA
- a CDS encoding diacylglycerol/polyprenol kinase family protein — MLITFSDLTSIPILWLQIAITAIWVLLILLIAGVVNRFANKPEIVRKIVHIGTGNVILLAWWLDIPASVGITASILASAITLLSYRLPILPGINSVGRQSFGTFFYSVSFGILVASFWYLQQPQYAALGILIMTWGDGLAALIGQRFGTHKYKVFGTQKSWEGSLTMMLVSYFISILILVGTQGNSWQTWVISLAVAFIATVLEAFSFLGIDNLTVPLGSAALAFFLSQLVYF; from the coding sequence TTGTTGATTACATTTTCTGACTTAACCTCAATTCCGATTTTATGGCTGCAAATTGCGATTACTGCAATTTGGGTGTTACTCATCCTTCTGATTGCAGGGGTGGTAAACCGCTTTGCCAACAAGCCAGAAATCGTGCGGAAGATAGTTCATATTGGCACTGGTAATGTAATTTTACTTGCTTGGTGGCTAGATATCCCCGCCAGTGTAGGGATTACAGCTTCCATTCTAGCGAGTGCAATCACCTTATTATCCTACCGATTGCCTATTCTTCCTGGTATTAATAGCGTTGGGCGGCAAAGTTTCGGGACATTTTTTTACTCTGTTAGTTTCGGTATTTTAGTTGCCAGCTTCTGGTACTTACAACAACCTCAGTACGCAGCCCTAGGAATTTTGATCATGACTTGGGGAGATGGACTAGCAGCCTTAATTGGACAACGCTTTGGTACACACAAATATAAAGTCTTTGGTACACAAAAAAGTTGGGAAGGCTCCCTAACTATGATGCTGGTTAGCTATTTCATCAGTATTTTGATTTTAGTTGGAACTCAAGGAAACAGTTGGCAAACTTGGGTAATATCACTTGCGGTTGCATTTATCGCTACAGTTTTAGAGGCTTTTTCTTTTTTGGGTATTGATAATTTGACAGTCCCTTTGGGTAGTGCAGCCCTTGCCTTCTTTTTAAGTCAGTTAGTCTATTTCTAA
- the yidD gene encoding membrane protein insertion efficiency factor YidD — translation MKLLFIWLIRGYRMFISPLFLPTCRFQPTCSMYAIEAIERFGVLRGSWMATRRILRCHPFHPGGYDPVPEVVEKVKEE, via the coding sequence ATGAAACTATTATTTATTTGGCTGATTCGGGGCTACCGAATGTTTATCTCGCCGTTGTTTCTCCCGACTTGTCGCTTTCAACCAACTTGTTCGATGTATGCTATTGAAGCTATTGAACGATTTGGAGTGTTACGTGGTAGCTGGATGGCAACTCGGCGGATTTTGCGCTGTCATCCGTTTCATCCAGGTGGTTACGATCCAGTGCCGGAGGTGGTGGAAAAGGTGAAGGAGGAGTAG
- the miaA gene encoding tRNA (adenosine(37)-N6)-dimethylallyltransferase MiaA — protein MTKLIVICGATATGKSSLALALAMRLGSVIISADSRQVYRKFDIGTAKPTVAEQKLVPHYLIDICDPTDTMTVADYQEQTQALIASVDVTPLLLVGGTGLYIRSIVQGMKIPRVAPQTELRSQLESLGQLQLYAMLQQVDPVAAQKIHANDSVRTLRALEVYYVTGCPISEQQGENPPNYPILQIGLDCDVEKLGNRIKQRTDQMIADGLVAEVEYLCQKYGTDLSLLNTLGYQEIKQYLAGDISLDEAKELIVLHTRQFAKRQRTWFRAYPQIEWFDANNPDLLDKVWHRINEFTNCAHSS, from the coding sequence ATGACTAAATTAATTGTGATTTGTGGGGCGACGGCAACGGGTAAATCGAGTTTGGCTTTGGCTTTGGCGATGCGGTTGGGTTCTGTAATTATTAGTGCCGATTCTCGTCAAGTTTACCGTAAGTTTGATATTGGGACGGCAAAACCAACTGTGGCTGAACAAAAATTAGTGCCGCACTATTTAATAGATATCTGCGATCCCACAGACACGATGACAGTAGCAGACTACCAGGAACAAACACAAGCGTTAATTGCTTCTGTTGATGTTACGCCACTTTTGCTAGTTGGTGGTACTGGTTTATATATCCGTTCCATTGTTCAAGGAATGAAAATTCCGAGAGTTGCACCACAAACCGAATTGCGATCGCAACTTGAATCTCTAGGTCAGCTTCAACTCTACGCCATGTTACAACAAGTTGACCCCGTTGCAGCACAAAAAATTCATGCTAATGATTCAGTACGAACTCTAAGAGCATTAGAGGTATATTATGTTACTGGATGCCCGATTTCCGAACAACAAGGGGAGAATCCGCCGAATTATCCGATTTTGCAAATTGGTTTGGATTGCGATGTTGAAAAGTTGGGGAATCGGATTAAACAGCGTACTGACCAAATGATAGCAGATGGTTTGGTTGCGGAGGTGGAATATCTTTGTCAAAAATATGGCACTGATTTGTCTTTGTTGAATACTTTGGGCTATCAAGAAATCAAGCAATATTTAGCTGGGGATATTTCCTTAGATGAAGCGAAAGAGTTAATAGTTTTGCATACACGACAATTTGCCAAGCGACAACGCACTTGGTTTCGCGCATATCCCCAAATTGAATGGTTTGATGCGAATAATCCTGATTTATTAGATAAGGTTTGGCACAGGATAAATGAGTTTACAAATTGCGCTCATTCTTCGTGA
- a CDS encoding TetR/AcrR family transcriptional regulator produces the protein MARVPKITNQQILEAARQVFLQQGFGASTLEIAQQAGISEASIFKRFSTKEELFFAAMGIPEKPVWVSELESLSGKGNLKENLINICLQIMEFYREVLPQIVMLRSRGNAFPELGGKEPRPIQDFKALSAFLEYEINQNRLRPCDPQTVAHILLGSLMNYVFLEQISSQKSIKTDVSPIKGYLNSEDRGTEVSAFIQNFVDIIWQGISPIQD, from the coding sequence ATGGCTCGTGTACCCAAAATCACCAATCAGCAGATATTAGAAGCGGCTCGTCAAGTTTTCCTGCAACAAGGATTTGGTGCTTCAACCTTAGAAATTGCTCAACAGGCAGGTATTTCTGAAGCTTCAATTTTCAAGCGATTCTCAACCAAAGAAGAATTATTTTTTGCGGCGATGGGAATTCCAGAAAAACCCGTGTGGGTGAGCGAGTTGGAATCTCTTAGTGGCAAAGGCAATCTCAAAGAAAACCTAATCAATATTTGCCTCCAGATTATGGAATTTTATCGTGAGGTGTTGCCTCAGATTGTGATGCTGCGATCGCGAGGCAATGCGTTTCCAGAACTTGGAGGTAAAGAACCAAGACCCATACAAGATTTCAAAGCACTGTCCGCTTTTCTAGAGTATGAAATCAACCAAAATCGGCTTCGCCCTTGCGATCCCCAAACGGTGGCTCATATTTTACTCGGATCGTTGATGAACTATGTTTTCTTAGAGCAGATTTCATCTCAAAAAAGTATAAAAACAGACGTTTCTCCCATAAAAGGTTACTTAAACTCTGAAGATCGTGGTACAGAAGTATCAGCATTTATCCAAAATTTTGTGGACATTATCTGGCAAGGAATTTCGCCAATTCAGGATTAA
- a CDS encoding response regulator, which translates to MKTVLIVEDDLINARVFSKILSKRGGLGVKHTENVEEVIKIAQSGEADLILMDVSLSRSVYQGKSVDGIKITQMLKSDPKTANLPVILVTAHAMEGDRENFLKQSGADGYISKPVVDHQQFVDQILALLPTDGQS; encoded by the coding sequence ATGAAAACTGTTTTAATTGTCGAAGACGATCTAATTAATGCTCGCGTTTTTTCCAAGATTTTGTCCAAGCGCGGCGGCTTGGGAGTGAAACATACTGAAAATGTGGAAGAAGTAATAAAAATTGCCCAATCAGGAGAAGCCGACCTGATTTTAATGGATGTTTCTTTATCCAGAAGTGTTTACCAAGGGAAATCTGTTGATGGAATCAAGATTACACAGATGTTAAAATCCGATCCAAAAACAGCGAACTTACCTGTTATTTTGGTGACGGCACATGCTATGGAAGGCGATCGCGAGAATTTTCTCAAGCAAAGCGGCGCTGATGGCTACATTTCTAAGCCAGTTGTTGACCATCAACAGTTTGTTGACCAAATCCTCGCACTTCTACCCACAGACGGCCAATCATAA
- a CDS encoding tetratricopeptide repeat protein: MPKHVRLISLLMVCSLWSMPKAANAQALIPHTLQLDGTKLEKQGLSLAQEAAQLAQFQQVELALPRARLASQLAPKNDKVWLLLGGLQLQTKEFDGAIASLKKAQSLNPKNGDILFALGSANFQQKNYQAAVVNYQDGLKLKPNDPEGLFDLGNAYYLLGKLPDAIAQYDKAVSQDKKFWPALNNIGLINYEQGNTSEAIKRWQSAVTLDKQAAEPLLALAVALYTKGDRQQGLTMGEAALRIDQRYANLNFLKENLWGDRLLSDTKKFLELPRIQAALQQPENSSSAPGKQPTQ, from the coding sequence GTGCCTAAACATGTTCGTTTGATTTCTTTGCTAATGGTCTGTAGTTTGTGGAGTATGCCAAAAGCCGCTAACGCGCAGGCATTAATACCCCATACACTGCAACTAGATGGGACAAAGTTAGAGAAGCAGGGGTTGAGTCTGGCACAAGAGGCGGCTCAACTAGCTCAGTTTCAACAGGTTGAATTAGCTTTGCCACGAGCGCGGCTGGCTAGTCAACTGGCTCCGAAGAATGATAAAGTATGGTTGCTTTTAGGTGGATTGCAACTCCAAACCAAAGAGTTTGACGGGGCGATCGCTAGTCTGAAAAAAGCGCAATCTCTCAACCCCAAAAATGGTGATATTTTGTTTGCTTTGGGTTCAGCTAATTTTCAGCAGAAAAATTACCAAGCAGCGGTTGTCAATTACCAAGACGGCTTGAAGTTAAAACCCAACGATCCAGAAGGGTTATTTGATTTGGGTAATGCTTATTATCTACTGGGTAAATTGCCAGATGCGATCGCACAGTACGATAAAGCAGTCTCTCAAGATAAAAAATTCTGGCCAGCGCTCAACAATATTGGCTTAATCAACTACGAACAGGGTAATACCTCTGAAGCGATTAAACGATGGCAATCTGCTGTAACCCTTGATAAGCAAGCCGCAGAACCTTTATTAGCTTTGGCAGTAGCACTGTATACGAAAGGCGATCGCCAACAAGGTCTAACAATGGGAGAAGCTGCACTCCGCATCGATCAGCGCTATGCTAATTTGAATTTTCTTAAAGAAAATCTCTGGGGCGATCGCCTATTGTCTGATACGAAAAAATTCCTAGAATTACCCCGTATCCAAGCAGCATTACAGCAACCAGAAAACTCATCATCAGCCCCTGGAAAACAGCCTACTCAATAG